From the genome of Gloeocapsopsis sp. IPPAS B-1203:
CCCAGGGTTGAACAGTATTTTTCCAGGCTGCCCAACTCATATCAGTCGAGTTTTCGTTGAAAACCTCAAATAGTACATTAGGATAGTTTTTAAATTTGGGTGCAATGTCAGTCCAAAATGCTCGTGTTTCAGCATCGACGTTATTAGGATTATCAATGTAATGCCAATCTATGATGCAATAGATTTGTTTTTCTACACACTTTTCTATAGCTGGCTTTATATAGTCTTTGTAATATTTTTGTGGTTGGGAATTATAACCTGAATCCCAAATAGGATATACGGGTAATCTGATTACCTTAGAGTGCCAACCTTTATTTTTGTCTGTTAGTAGATCAATCAGTTCAACAGGTGATTTTCCAGTTTGATTTCTATAATCGTAGTGAGCTAAATCTGGAAGTGATACACCTCGTAAAACAACTTTATTATTGGAACTATCTTTAATATTAATACCATCTACATGAAGCCAAGAATTATTCATCACTGCCGAAGAACTGGTATTGAAGCTAATAAGTATTGTTCCAATAACAAAAAGATAGCTTAATAAGAAAAGAATTATGTATTGTTTGCTTTTCTTCATGTCCCCAACTAATATTCAAGTGAACAAAAAATAGTTTTTTGATATCTATTGAAATTTATTAAGCTCCTTAATTACT
Proteins encoded in this window:
- a CDS encoding glycoside hydrolase family 5 protein, whose protein sequence is MKKSKQYIILFLLSYLFVIGTILISFNTSSSAVMNNSWLHVDGINIKDSSNNKVVLRGVSLPDLAHYDYRNQTGKSPVELIDLLTDKNKGWHSKVIRLPVYPIWDSGYNSQPQKYYKDYIKPAIEKCVEKQIYCIIDWHYIDNPNNVDAETRAFWTDIAPKFKNYPNVLFEVFNENSTDMSWAAWKNTVQPWVNLIRSYAPNNLILVGAPHYAQHLYDAPNNPIQGKNIVYVAHLYPGLDRSLWDKWIFNVADKIPLFITEWGFRNGADYPTSGTRTNFGVPLMKNLEKYNLSWTCWVADHSWQPEMFDKDWNLLVGENYMGGFVKDYLFDKR